TTATCAAATCATAGCAGCGCAGTTATCctgcctctaatggtgatccacacaGTAATTTACCGAAATCTCTTCACTAAGAGTGCGTAAATCCCCAAGTCGaagtttgtgctagcaaactcTCAACTTTGAGCTCCCTTGTATTTCTCTTCTTTTGGCTGTGATCTTGTCTCAACAcattagaaaataaaacagaaCTCTTTTTTTGTATTCAAGAGGCGGCTAAGGGATTTTTTTCTAGAGTGAATTGACCTACTTTATATCTAATAAGGATTATAAAATGTCTTGGGCTAATTGGGCCtttatttgatatttcatcaaatcatatttgatttaaccCAATACTTAATTGGATTAAGCCTCTGTAAAATCAATTAGATCACATCcaattgaactcaaattaatttcaacaattcactttatgtgtgtgatccattaggttcccaacattttgtcaataaatataaattaattcaattaagaatttatatttatatttatagatcatgagagGCATTTAGTAATACATAATGACCACTCAAATGTCAAGAGAGTCAATATGATTTGActaacctttcagtgtataATATCTCAGTGTAATTCAATCTTTTCATCATGTATCGCAGATAGATAAAAAGCCTGGTTCAGTGTCTACTTTCTAACTTATCCATATTAGCCTTGCAACTTCTATATTGACTTATTAATATTGTCAAGGTCAATgatttttaatcaatataagTCAGGAGCAAATGAGATATATCCCCTTCAattcacttggggtgatgaatcctctatGGATTACTCATTCATCTTCGCATGCTTCATGTCGTACCCAAAAGCACCTTGTTTAAACATTTGGTCACCTCCAAACCTATAGAGGTAAAATCAAAGCATGACAATTcacatacaagatgacctaGTATAACAAGTCTAAAGATTATTTGCACTACCGACACACGAGAGTATTTTTataaacacttgagtgaaacACCAAATAGAACTCTCATAgcaggtcatgttcagtgaacttgtttcTTAACAAGCACTCACATACTATCTCCTATGAGATTAATTgtttacttccaaagtaagaaAGCTTAACATGAgttgagcattgtcaatgtccttattcttgacaatacaatgcctagaaacatatttaggaacaaagctttgatgcataagtaATTTCTTGCAAGGTCATTATGTTAGAAggactttatctacataagtctctcataactcattataaataaactcatggataaagaaatacctcatatattatataaaatatccataatgtatttaatatgaaatataactaATTAATGTAATGTTTTACAAGTacaaaattgattggcttGCAGGGCTTACACTAATAGAAATTAAACTTTACTATGGATTCGACATTTAGCACAGTTGGAGTAATAATACAAGAAGCAATAGATAGAAAGGAAAGAAGTTCTGTGAGGCAAAAAATCTTTCTTCTAGGTACGAATCTGCAGAAAACATAACCGAAAATCCGGTAAGCCACCAGGATAACTATTAACGTTGACAAGCTATAGTTAATGATGGAGAGAGCATGATATGATAAGTGTAAAGATTTAGGAGAAATAAGATATTGCAGTTTCCATGAGACTGTAGCTACTAAAAGCATGTAATAGGAGCCGAAAACGGAAAGTGTTATGAGAAGAAACAAACAGATTGTGTGACTTGGGAAGAGATATGCTGTTAAGCCCAATGCCACCAAAAATGATAAAGTGTTGTATAACCAAAACATGGAAGatgttggtatatgcccttgagccaattggattggtcaagaaatatatattgtcaatttaatgcatatttaatcacataattatatgtgatagaggttttccttcatgttagtgcaataataaggagttattaagtactaattggatgaagcccatggaatataaaggccttgcaagagaattgtaaaattgttacaattatgagatcactatgcatcaaagccataTTCCTAAAATTGTTTCTGGTCATTGTGTTGTCAAGAcagggcattgacaatgctcaaagactggtacatgttaagcctccttgcttgggaagtaagcaatcgatctcatagattgaagtatatgggatacttgGGGATAACatgtaggtgcttgttaaagaataagttcactgaacatgacctgcTATGAGAActtcatttggtatttcactcaagtgtctatgaaaaatgttctcatgtgatagttgtgcaactagtccttggacttgagacatcaagtcatcttgtatggagaatgacatactttgatttcactcATACGGGTTTGGAAGCAACTAGATGCCTAAACAgggtgtttttgggtatgccatgaaacatgcgaaggtgaatgagtggtcaagagagaattcatcaccccaagtgatatgaggggatgtatctcacttgttctcaattctttattaacttgtataaagtctttagccaaagcatgatgaatttgagaaaagttagttttcaaaattcataaggttagtcatgaattatgggaactaatatggaatgttatAAGTAGACATTGAGTCATGCTTAATGACATATTcgggatatttgatgaaaagaccGTATTGCACTGAGAGGCTTATCACTAAAGGGCTTtgttaaattctttaattgactctctaacatttgagtggtcatgatgtattgctagataccgctcatgatctataaatataaattaattatcaaattgatatttgattatgatttatatttattgccaacatgttagaagcctaatggatctcacacattaagtgacatgattaagattaaataagaataattaattaagttagacttaatcaaaagagaccaaaataaagtgaaaaattaattaagttttcagagacttaattaaattaaaatataactgTTGTTTTTAGGGTTACGTattagtttggctatataaatatgttatattaACAAACTAAAAACCTGAAGCCTCAAAAACCACTTCTCAgctgtttcataaaataaggaaagaaaatagttttctttgccTGACAAAAATAAGCAAGAATTTTTGGtccttttgttttagaaacaatatttgctagcacaagtaaaaatCTTAGCtttgagaaggtcttattcagtcactgtgtggattactgttagaggccaaacacttggatgactaaagatttgacaaatcctaaaggtaaagaagcaaagatttggatttaattggctcttgattacAATATCCAGAGTAAGGTATGTAACTGTTAAACTTATGAGTGttcattattcatttaaaAGTTACATTACATGTTTGAGCATGAGATCGAATTCTAGCAAAAGATACATCTATTAAATCTGTGAAGTCTTGCGGAGGATTATGGCCACCCATAGGAAGATTGGCTTCCTGcgaaaatttggaaaaactAGAGATTTGGTAATTCTGGGATAAAAAATTGTCGCCCTTCTTAGGAGGATTTAATGACGCATCGTAAGTGGCTGTTATAATTAGCACAGTCACTGCTAGAAATGTGTTACGCATCTCATTTGATATACCCTTCTTTCCACAAGCTACCATTGTtgcaaatttttgaaaatatgataTCTTTGATCTGAATGAATTGATGCTGATTGAAGAGTTGGGAATTTTGGGAAGCAAGGAACCACGCAAACCTGTAGCTTTCATTAACATATCCATAATCTCTCTATTATCCACTTGCCTTTCATTCCTTTGGCGTTCTAATACGATATCTAGAGCCGTTAATCCCTCCAAATTGTTGGCATTGATATGGTCTTGACTCAAATTTTCCAGCAATACTTTTACCACCTGATAATTGGAAAAGCACGAAATTAATGTTCATAAAACTAGATCTCTTTCATCGCATAAGTTAATTGGAGTCAATGAGATAGCTAGCATACCTGAGGTCTATTTCTGATAGCTGCAATGTGCAGAACAGTGTTGCCTTCAACGCCCCTCCAACTAAGTAGTTCGTTTTCCCAACGTTGGGCAGCTTCATGGCGGCTCCTTTGGAGCCACCCCATTAAGACTTCAAAAGCTTCAAACATGTCGTTTTTAACTGCAAGATGGAAAGCAGTTTCATCTCGAACAGTCACATCTTCAATAGCCTCAGGGCAAGCCTCAAGAAACCTAATGGAAAGATCAAGGTTTCCAATTCCAACGACATGATGCAGAGGAGTCAGGCCTTCCCTCCTTTTGATACGAACAAGGCCTTTATCAAACTTCAGGAGTCGAAGCACTGCTTGGATTTTGTCATTTCGCAAAGCTAAGTGCATAGGACTAAACCCAGCTTGGTTTAGCTTTCTTGCAAATGATGGCCTTGAGTTCATCATTTCCATTACAAAATGAACATGCCCAGCACAGGCCGCTACATGTAATGGCGTATCAAGAAAAGGAACCAGATCAATACGCTCCAAAACATATGGATCTTCCTGGATTAATTCATACAAGACATTAAGGTTTCCTGTTTGAGTAGCCTCAATCATCCTCTAATCCATTATGCTGTGGATAATATATTATGTCGCAATATCCAGGCTACTGAAAACCGATGCAATTTGTAAGAAAAGATTAGAGcagtttaaaaaataaagaaatagaGGATAATATAGAAAGGAAACAGAACCGATAGACAGTACCCGTAGAGGAGTTGCCTGCAATGATGAAGTAAAGCACTGAGGGCATGCTTGGTTGGGGAGAATAGAATAGCCATTCCTCCCCTATTCTCATTCTTGAGATAAAGTTGCATTTGGTTCAATGGAATAACTATTCTTCAGAATAATCATTCCAAGAGAAGCCTGAATAGCTATTACCAAGGCCCCCCTTGGTAATAACTATTCCAAATTAttgagaataagaaaaaaagttgattagataaatatatccttacaatttaaaaaattcccttataaaaaatactaaacctattttttctctctcttcctcactCCTCTCTCTAAAGCACAAAAgacacaaaattttttacttaattttcaaaaaaaggaaataaatatttaaatattattaatatataaatttttcaataataaaatattataaagaatattacttaatattattatttgaatataataaatgtaacaaagaatattatttaattagtattatttaaatttaatgaagaatatattgtcttttaatattaaatattatttaattataataaaaggtttaattatcttcaaataaaaaatattattaaattataataaaaatatgtttgtattttggtgaaaatattatttaattatagtaaaaaggtattttgattttattacttagaatatttttatcttttaacaaaataaattcttcaattttaataaagagtatttatttcttatcatagtttttttgttttttaattaaaaattctttaaattttaataaagggtatttttatcatttacctattattctttaaccattcttaaaattattcctGCCAATCAAATAATGGAATAagtaataatagtaatttCTATCCTATTCCATTCCCATAAACCAAtctacataataattattcttccTCTATTCTATTCTTTTGGAATGACTATTCTATTCCTATTCTATTCTTTCAAGtgaatcaagcatgccataagtgttcaaataaagaaaagatgtcATTAGGCTCAAAGGGGGAAACTAAGGATAATTTATGTAAAGGAAAGCTACAAAAGGCTCAATAAGTCCAAAaatggcctaaatcatctccTTAACTAAGTATAGCCTAGAATTTCGCCTTGaaagagaatcaaacaaattctagaacttaatacataattcaaaagTTTGCATtcacataaaccttttctaaATAAATACAATGAATCTAAGCAAAAGACATGGTGCTCAAAATGTAGAAATTTCAACCTAACAGTAGAGCTTAGCATGAGAATTTACATAACACTCAAACAATATTCACATGTTTTGAAGAATCAAGATAGGAATATAATTGAgttctcatcattggataggtaAAGGAAACGAAACTGGCACAAGTAAATCTAGTTCAAATGCAAATGCANtatatatatataaatgttgaCTTATTTACCTTTTTTAACGTGCGTCAAGCAATAATTGGAAGATAACATTTTTGACACACATTCATATTGTGCTATGATAAATTAAATGGTGCCTGAAAAGGTGACATGGTTAGTCGATGGTGGTATATCCATcctgtaaatatatatataatatatattatatatatatatatatatattagtagtttttaattacaaaagaaGACATATTGGATTCTAGGTTTTGAAATACGCCCTTCGTTTATTTGCATCATCTACACTTGCAGGTACTAGGAAGCTAGTAATGGAGTCAACTCGACATAGACCATGAGATAAATGGtgtatttttaatgagatagACAATCTTATGCAGTCCATCGGTGAATTCCTTTGCTGATGCATTAGCTAAATATGGAGTGGACAGGGACTCTATGTTTGCAGCTTGGTGGTGAAATGATTCATGGGCTGAtatttgtgatgttgtgtgatgCTTATATGTTCCCTTGTCGCTATTTTTTTAGCTATGCCTTATTCTTAGTAGGAATATAAGGAATTATGTTGATAGTTTCTCTACTCTTTGTGTGGTGGTCAgtgacatatatataaataaattccACTTTGATTGAGGAAAagtgataaattttattttttgataaatttattatcttaaaaataaatcagaAATTTTGATGGAGAGTgacaatttaaaaaagaaaagtgaagataaataacaacatactaatttattttcatcataaaTTCACCTTTTTAAATACAACAATGGAGTACCATACAATTACAAAGAGAAAACAATTggataaaaactaaaaatctaAACCAATAGGAAAATGAAATGTAGATCCTATAACTGCTATTATAGAGATATAAAGTGTCTTTTGGATCCAAACACAAACAATTAACGTGATTTTGTAAAGAGTCACATTTTCTTATAGCACTAAAAACGATACTGAGTTGTTTAATGAATCACATGACCCACTTACATTGTCTTTCCCTTTGCAACAAATGACCACTTGGTGTCAACAATAGTGAAAAACATCTTCAAACACATACAAAACTCATTTTCTAACATTTTTTCCTCTTGTAATCTCATCTCTTATATCTTAAAATTTGAAGTCTGAACATTAAAGAGAAAATCTCAAATTCTAATTAAAGGTGTTCATGGATCGGATTGGACTAAATCAGATTAAGTCAGACCTAATTAAcaccttaaaattttgtatttgatTCTTTTGTGTCAATATAACATAACTCTGAATGTTCTTGAACTCCTCTATTAAGCATTTGAATACTAGCagtttaaatcaaattcaatgcATGCAGCAACCAATTGATGAATGGCTTTCTTTCAGTTTATTCTGCTAATAGTTGGAGTTTTATGCACTAATGTTTCCCTACTATCTCATCTTTACTTCACAAATTTTTCAACAGAGGCTGTTAAACCAAGGAAAATGAGCTAAAAGAAAACGAATAGAACCAATGGCAATACTAAAAGACATGCCAGGGGcatcaaaaagaaattgttgattatattttttgatattttgggtTGCATTTACTATTAAGAAAATGATGTACAACTAGCTGAAAGTGGTACTAAGCCAGCAAGTCAATAAGGTGACGTTTTGTCTAGAAGACTGATATTGTGGTTTGA
The nucleotide sequence above comes from Theobroma cacao cultivar B97-61/B2 unplaced genomic scaffold, Criollo_cocoa_genome_V2, whole genome shotgun sequence. Encoded proteins:
- the LOC108663952 gene encoding ankyrin repeat-containing protein At5g02620-like, with amino-acid sequence MIEATQTGNLNVLYELIQEDPYVLERIDLVPFLDTPLHVAACAGHVHFVMEMMNSRPSFARKLNQAGFSPMHLALRNDKIQAVLRLLKFDKGLVRIKRREGLTPLHHVVGIGNLDLSIRFLEACPEAIEDVTVRDETAFHLAVKNDMFEAFEVLMGWLQRSRHEAAQRWENELLSWRGVEGNTVLHIAAIRNRPQVVKVLLENLSQDHINANNLEGLTALDIVLERQRNERQVDNREIMDMLMKATGLRGSLLPKIPNSSISINSFRSKISYFQKFATMVACGKKGISNEMRNTFLAVTVLIITATYDASLNPPKKGDNFLSQNYQISSFSKFSQEANLPMGGHNPPQDFTDLID